The sequence AGTACGTGGCACCCTTTGGTCCAGCCTTTGTTGAATGTAAGAAATCACAAATACAAAGGGTTGTGAAAGCGTACCATTGTTCATCTCAAGAacagcacacatacacatcaacaaAACCACCACGAAACCCCCAAGTGAATTGCCTAGTGATGCCTGGCATGCTTAACACTTCACACAGTGCACTAGTTGAGTGTTAAGTATCCTGTAGTTCAGGTATGAGAGTAGTAGGCCGCCGCCAAGATTGTGTGCAGCATGCACTAAGGCTGCTCACCCTGCCTCTCATATTATCCACCATCTCAAATCGGTTGGACACTTTAGGTGTCAATAAGCTGCAGCCGGCTGATCTGATTGGACGCCTTGGCAAAGGTCTGGTGGCGGTTGCAGAGTACCGCCAGGCATATTGGCAGGATGCAGTAGCCCACCGTCTTGGGGTCAGCGCGCGTGCAcgagtagaggaagaggaacacCTGAAGGTAGGGCACGAGGAAGATGGTGACCCACACCCAGAAGGGCAAGAGGAGCAGGCGCGTTTTGAGACTCTGGGTCCAGGTGGGCAGTGAGGATGGGGGCCCAGAGGATGCGGCGGGAGGTGTGTTGTCCCCTGGCAGAGGTCGCTGTTCCTGAGCCACCCGCTCCACGTGCTCCAGGGTGAGACGGTTGTATGTCTGGTCGATCTCAAAGACATAGTAGACAACAGCCACGCTAGCCAGAAGGTACAGCCCCACGCCGATCCATCCCATCCGCTGACGGAAGTTCATCATTCTCCATACTCCTCCCTGGAACAGAAAAGGGCCTTAGTTTCGTACTACTACTCAATAGCTTGCATTATGCATACCCATTTTCTTACCCAGTTGGCCACCCCTGggtaaaaaaacaacatttgggcTACATTCAGTACGATGTTTTACTGTAACATTCAATTAAACAAAACAGTGCTGTTCTGAACAACCAGTATAAAAATTGGTGGGGTTGTGGGTTGGGGTCCGCTGCCCTTTAAATATGTCACGCATTGCTTCAAGCCACCCCCACCAAACAGTAAACGTACCTCAAAGTCTGGGGCGTATTCAATActccgattctgttgcaaaacatttcttaaaacggAACAAAACAGGGAGGTACCTACCTGAATTAGTCCAATAATGATTACATACTTGATGAAGAACGTTGAATGTTTTGGGGAAATGtgaccatacagtacaccatTATGCAACGTAGTAAACATTAAAATCAAAACTGAATGCACCCCAGGAGAACCGCCTAGGCCACCCGGTCTCAgagtagatgtaacatagtaaatgtaaatcaggGATACTCAAATTAGTATATGTTACGTTACATTTCGC is a genomic window of Oncorhynchus nerka isolate Pitt River linkage group LG24, Oner_Uvic_2.0, whole genome shotgun sequence containing:
- the tmem251 gene encoding lysosomal enzyme trafficking factor encodes the protein MMNFRQRMGWIGVGLYLLASVAVVYYVFEIDQTYNRLTLEHVERVAQEQRPLPGDNTPPAASSGPPSSLPTWTQSLKTRLLLLPFWVWVTIFLVPYLQVFLFLYSCTRADPKTVGYCILPICLAVLCNRHQTFAKASNQISRLQLIDT